GCATGCGCTGGGAGATGGAGTCCGCATGGATGCGGTAGTAATAGAGCGGTCTGCGGATGTGGCGGACCTCGGTCAGCTCCGCCATACGCAGGCAGAGGTCGTAGTCCTCCGCGCAACGGAAGCTTTCGTCGATGCCGCCCGCCGCGTCGAAGGCCGAGCGCCGCATCAGGCGGAAATGGAAAGTCATGAAGTCGAGAAGCATCCGGTCCTTGGAGAAGGGAATCCGGCAGCGGTTGCCGTAGCCGCGTGCCTTGCCGTCCTCCCCGATGGTCACGTAGTCGGTGTAGACCAGACCTACAGAGGATTCCCGGTCGAGAACCGCTGCGGTCTCTTCCAACGCCGTCACGGCGAGGATGTCGTCGCCGTCGACCCAGCCGAGGTACGGCGCGGCCGTCTCCGCAATCGCGGCCTTGAGCGCCGGGGTCCGGCCCAGATGCTTCGCAGCGACGACGCGCACGCGGTCGTCCAGCTTGGCGTAGTCACGGGCGATCTCCAGTGTCCGGTCAGTGGAGCCATCATCCCAGACGACCAGTTCAAAGTCCCGCCGGGTTTGGGCCAGAACACTTTCGACCGCCTCGGCGAGATAACGCTCGCCGTTATACACGGTCATGACCAGGGATGCCGCGGGGCTTGTCGTCTCGTTGTTTGTCATGGGTTGATCAGTACCTTGTTCGTCGAGCGGATGACGATGTTCCCCATGACGGCGTCCATGAGGATCACGCTTCCGGATTTGTCCGTGGCTTGGATGCGCTCCTGTCCGGCGGCCGCGTTCATCACGACGACTTGGCCGGCCTTGTCCGTGAGACGGACCATCTCGGTCCCGGCGGTGGAATCGACGAGGATTTCCTGTGTGCCGCAGAGGCCCCAGATGTGGACCTTCTCCTTGCCCTTGGTGGTGTCGATGAGAATCTTCTGCCACCGGGCGCGGGATTTGTCGCAGGACTGGATATGGATTTTCTCCTTGTCCTTCCACGCCTCCCAGCGCACGAACTGGCGGCACAGATCGGTGATCTCGATCCGGGCCTTCTGGTCCTTGATGTCCGAGTCGATGTCGAGCTGGTCGCCCTGCTCGGCGTCCTTGGTTCCCCGGCGGCGCGCATTGCCGGTCTGAACGTCGCGCTTCACGCGGCATTCCATGTGGAGAATCTGCCCGGCCCGGTCGATGACCTTGAGGAACTCCTCCTCGTCGCGGTCATCGAGAACGATAGTGTGTCCGGTCTCGGTTTTGAGAAGAACCTTGCGGCGCGGGCAGTAGTACGGCGGGTGGCCGTGGTGTTTCTTGTGCTCCAGGTCGTCCCGCCGGTCGGGCTTGTGTTCGAGCTTGTCCTCACAGTCGATGCAGGTCGGGTCGGAGCAAAGGCGTTTGGATTCCTCCGGTTGTTCGCCGGGGTTCGTCTTGGCCAGCCACACGCCGGACCAGATCGGGTACTGGACGTTGCCCCCTTCGAATTCGACCCAGACGGACGCGCCTTCCTCGGGGATGAGAAACACGCCGATGTCCTCGTTTCCGCCGTAGGCAAAGCAGGGCCACGCCCATTCAGACCAGTTCTCCTTGCCGGTTCCGAGCACCGCAGGAATTTCGAGCCGGCAGCGGCCGAGCCGTTCCGGATCGTTGTTGTCCCGCACGAACGCACGGTATTTGCCATACCAGCGGTTCTTGTAGCGTTCCTCGTGCTGCCGGTCCTGTGTCTCGATCACGGTCCGTCCTCCGGATCACTTCAGCGGCAGGAAGCCCCGCAGCACCTCGCGCACGATGCGGGTGACGGTTCCGTCCGGCGTCTTCTTCGGATCAGCCTTGGCCACGGCATGACGCAGGGCGTCCTGGGCTGCGGCTTCGAGCTTGAGTTCCTGACCGGCGACGCCGGTCTTGACCTCTTTCGCGCCGAGCCGCTCGATGACGCCGATCACTGCGTCCAGAGCCGCAGCCTTGGCCCGGCCCCAGGCGGTCAGCTTGATGACGGTGAGGAGCGTAACGAACAAGGTCGCGATGAGTTCCTTGTGGTCCAGGATGAAGGTCAGAATCTGTTCAAACTGCTGCATTGCGGTCACCTCCGTTGGTTGTCATGGCTTCTTCGAGCGAAACGTATTTGCCGTCGAGGTGCCCCCAGCGGGTCCGCCCCTCGCGTATGTCGACGTGAATGAATCCCCGCTCCGGGTAGACGCCGATTCCACCGTTACGGAAGGCGGCCACCCGCTCCGCGAGTTCGTACATCCCGGCGACGGACAAGCCCTTGATCACGATGTCCGCGGCATGTCCGAGCAGATGCCGGCTCTGTTTCGCTCCGCCCACCGCCCGGTTGTGATCGGGGCAGCGGTACCCGCTGGTCACGCGGACGGGAGCGCCCGCGAGGTCGCGCAACTCCTGGAGCGCATCCACCAGGCGTGGATCGATATCGGTCTTGCCGCAACACCGGCAGGCGAACTCGCTCTTCGAGAAATTCCGGCTCAGATCTCCCATGTGCTTTTCCTCCTTACAGCCTCCGCCCGCTGTCCGCGTCGATGGTCACCATCGGCGGCGGCTCTTCCTTCGGTGTGGGCGGCGCTTCCTGGTCGTTCTGCTTGCCCTTGGCCTCGTCCGACTTGTCGCCCGCCCCTTTGCCCAGGGCGTTTTTCTTGAGTTTCAGTTCGCAGTGATATCCGCCCTCGCCGAAAGCGTGGCGGACCGAATGGCAGTAGTAGACGCCCGAGAATTTGCGGCCGACACCCTTGACCTCCACGTTCTGCTTGGCGCGCAGCGCGGGGATGCCGATGGTCACCGCGTCGGCTTCCACCTGGCGGAGCTCGGCCTCGCGGAACTTCCCCTCGGAGAGGTCCTGGGCCGGTTCCTGTCGCGGCTCCTCGTGGAAGCCCTCGGAACGGTCAAAGGTGGGAACCACCTGCCCGGACTCCTGCTCCTTGTAAGCGCCCTCGCCGGTGTTCCCGTCCACCAGGTAGGTCCGCTTCCCCAACGAAGTCCGCTCCGGGGTGGTCTCGTTGTTGGCCTTGTGCTCGACCGGCTCCTTCTTGCGCGGGTCCACGCCCACGGCCTTGGTCTCGACGCCCGCTCCCTTGGCCCCCTGTGATTGCGTCGAGGGGCGGAAGGAACGCAGAACGCCCTTGCGGTCGGTGAAGTACTCGAGGATCGCGGCGGGCTTCTTGTCCAGATCGCGGGGATGGAAATGCAGCTCGTCGTCCTGGATGTAGAAGACGTATCCGGTGACGCCGTCGCCGTCCTTGTCGCGCGCCTTTCCGGCCAGTTCCTTGAGGAACTGCGCGTCGGAGACGTTGCTCTGGGTTACGCGCAGATGGCGGCCCTTGGTGGGCGTGACCACCGGAGTGAGGCCGTTGGCCCCCGCGATCTCCTCGGCGATCTCGGAGTAGAGGATGCCGGGAGCGGGCTTCTGCCAGACCTTCTGGTTCTCCTTTCCGGCCAGCTTGAAGCCTTTGTCGTAGGCCTTGATATGGATGGTCGGGTCACCGTCCTCCGGAAAGTCGTAGTCGATATCCTTGATGACCGCCTTCTTGCGCGGCGAGAGGTTGCCGACATATCCGAAACGGGCGACGATCTCGTTGCCCTCCTGGAACAGTGGATCGTCGACGAACTGGAGGTTCCGGTCGGTGACCGCAAGCTCCAACACGTCGAGTTCCTCCTCGTTGTCCTCGAAGACGAACGAGGTGATCTCTTGCGTGATATCCGCCGAAAGGGTCTGCCCCTCGATCTGAATCACAAAAGTCGGTTTGAATGTGTCGATGTCCATGCGCCGGTCTCCAGTCGGCCCGCCTGAAGGACGGACTCCACCGGATACTTACCGGCGCG
This region of Desulforhabdus amnigena genomic DNA includes:
- a CDS encoding phage baseplate assembly protein V, with the protein product MIETQDRQHEERYKNRWYGKYRAFVRDNNDPERLGRCRLEIPAVLGTGKENWSEWAWPCFAYGGNEDIGVFLIPEEGASVWVEFEGGNVQYPIWSGVWLAKTNPGEQPEESKRLCSDPTCIDCEDKLEHKPDRRDDLEHKKHHGHPPYYCPRRKVLLKTETGHTIVLDDRDEEEFLKVIDRAGQILHMECRVKRDVQTGNARRRGTKDAEQGDQLDIDSDIKDQKARIEITDLCRQFVRWEAWKDKEKIHIQSCDKSRARWQKILIDTTKGKEKVHIWGLCGTQEILVDSTAGTEMVRLTDKAGQVVVMNAAAGQERIQATDKSGSVILMDAVMGNIVIRSTNKVLINP
- a CDS encoding glycosyltransferase family 2 protein, whose amino-acid sequence is MTNNETTSPAASLVMTVYNGERYLAEAVESVLAQTRRDFELVVWDDGSTDRTLEIARDYAKLDDRVRVVAAKHLGRTPALKAAIAETAAPYLGWVDGDDILAVTALEETAAVLDRESSVGLVYTDYVTIGEDGKARGYGNRCRIPFSKDRMLLDFMTFHFRLMRRSAFDAAGGIDESFRCAEDYDLCLRMAELTEVRHIRRPLYYYRIHADSISQRMRIEQIHCARDAMVHALERRGLSDRFEIDLQIRGRYSLRRRKTNG
- a CDS encoding phage late control D family protein — encoded protein: MDIDTFKPTFVIQIEGQTLSADITQEITSFVFEDNEEELDVLELAVTDRNLQFVDDPLFQEGNEIVARFGYVGNLSPRKKAVIKDIDYDFPEDGDPTIHIKAYDKGFKLAGKENQKVWQKPAPGILYSEIAEEIAGANGLTPVVTPTKGRHLRVTQSNVSDAQFLKELAGKARDKDGDGVTGYVFYIQDDELHFHPRDLDKKPAAILEYFTDRKGVLRSFRPSTQSQGAKGAGVETKAVGVDPRKKEPVEHKANNETTPERTSLGKRTYLVDGNTGEGAYKEQESGQVVPTFDRSEGFHEEPRQEPAQDLSEGKFREAELRQVEADAVTIGIPALRAKQNVEVKGVGRKFSGVYYCHSVRHAFGEGGYHCELKLKKNALGKGAGDKSDEAKGKQNDQEAPPTPKEEPPPMVTIDADSGRRL
- a CDS encoding YcbK family protein; translated protein: MGDLSRNFSKSEFACRCCGKTDIDPRLVDALQELRDLAGAPVRVTSGYRCPDHNRAVGGAKQSRHLLGHAADIVIKGLSVAGMYELAERVAAFRNGGIGVYPERGFIHVDIREGRTRWGHLDGKYVSLEEAMTTNGGDRNAAV